Genomic segment of Paraburkholderia agricolaris:
ACCGGTCCCGCGTCAACGCATCCAACGCCCCAAACGGCTCGTCCATCAACATCACCCGCGGCTCGAGCAACAGAATCTGCCCAATCGCCGCCCGCTGCCTCATCCCGCCCGACAACTCATGCGGATACCGGTCGGCAAACGCCGTCAACCCCAAAGTCTCAAGCAAGCCAGGAAGCCGCTCCTCCACCTGCGCCCGCGGCACATTCCTCAACTTCGCGCCCAGCCGGATATTCGCCCCCACGGTCAGCCAGGGCAGCATATTGCTGGTCTGAAACACCACGCCAATGTCCGGCACCGGCGCGGTAATCGGCTCAGCACCAAGCAGAATCCGCCCGCCATCGGATGGCACCAATCCCGCCACCATCCGCAACAAGGTGCTCTTGCCGCATCCGCTCGGCCCCAGGATCGAAACGAACTCGCCCTGGCGAATCTGCATCGATACATCGTCGAGCGCGCTGAATGCCTCCGCCCCACCCCGCGCGGCAAAGCGCTTACCGACCTGTTCGACGGAAATCAGCGCAGGCGCCGCTTCGTCGCGATGCAAAGGATGAACCTGTGCGCCGGTTGCCGCGGCGCGCTGCACAATACGCAACTTGTCGACCAGTGCCATCAGACCGTCACTCCTCTCCACCACACGCCGCGCGAAACCAGTTCGACAGCCCAGTAAAACAGCATCGCCAGCACGGTCACCATCAGGATCGCGGCAAACGACAACGCAGTCTGCGCATTCGATGTCGCAAACACGATCAGGTGCCCAAGCCCCGACTCCGACCCAATGAACTCGCCGACAATCGCCCCAATGACCGCCAACGGCATCGCGATCTTCAACCCGTCAATCAGCGCGGGCAACGCGGCAGGCAACCGCAAATACCAGAAGGTCTTGGCCTGCGACGCACCGAGCGCCCGAAAATGCTCGTCCAGGTTGCGCGGCACACCGGCGAGGCCGCCCATCGTCGCGATCACGATCGGAAAGAACGCGAACAGCACCGCCGCCGCCAGCTTCGACGCAAACCCGTAACCGAACCACACGATCAACAACGGTGCGAGCGCGATCTTCGGCATGCTCTGCAATGCAGTGACAAGCGGAAACAAGGTGCGCCGCGCAATGCTCGACATGCTCGCAA
This window contains:
- a CDS encoding ABC transporter ATP-binding protein, whose protein sequence is MALVDKLRIVQRAAATGAQVHPLHRDEAAPALISVEQVGKRFAARGGAEAFSALDDVSMQIRQGEFVSILGPSGCGKSTLLRMVAGLVPSDGGRILLGAEPITAPVPDIGVVFQTSNMLPWLTVGANIRLGAKLRNVPRAQVEERLPGLLETLGLTAFADRYPHELSGGMRQRAAIGQILLLEPRVMLMDEPFGALDALTRDRLNVELLRIWQRSTLTVLLVTHSIHEAVFLSDRVLVMSERPGRVIHDVKIELARPREPDQVKSDPLYGEYVSVLSRLMGVF
- a CDS encoding ABC transporter permease; translated protein: MKRMIETVLFWIVIGLIWEFGVRWTGTRDYVLPALSQVFAAGWEMRGQLLSDTLATAWEVFAGFALALVGGLTIGLLASMSSIARRTLFPLVTALQSMPKIALAPLLIVWFGYGFASKLAAAVLFAFFPIVIATMGGLAGVPRNLDEHFRALGASQAKTFWYLRLPAALPALIDGLKIAMPLAVIGAIVGEFIGSESGLGHLIVFATSNAQTALSFAAILMVTVLAMLFYWAVELVSRGVWWRGVTV